The following are encoded in a window of Risungbinella massiliensis genomic DNA:
- a CDS encoding YwaF family protein — MGNFPEWFRYRQTDDPFITFSSVHLWTIFLFFLGLTLLFCSRHWLKKERINTTIRYLFVFFLIFGELYWYIWKAPQAKLNLASDLPLQLCSISGFIAIYVFLTRQRKPFDFLYYIGIAGGTFAILTPELPHNFPHFHYIGFMLSHITIVYACFFLLWVDDWIPSSKSIIRTFFYLNSIALFVGLINWGTGGNYMYLARKPHYPTLYDYLGPHPWYILSLEIVVLFVCLIMYLPFKRNRLHNSKEKLMSR; from the coding sequence ATGGGAAACTTTCCTGAGTGGTTTCGTTACCGTCAGACAGATGACCCGTTTATCACATTCTCTAGTGTTCATCTTTGGACCATTTTTCTATTTTTTTTGGGTCTAACGCTCCTATTTTGCTCTCGTCATTGGCTAAAAAAAGAACGGATTAACACGACAATACGCTATCTTTTCGTTTTCTTTCTTATTTTTGGAGAGCTGTATTGGTATATCTGGAAAGCACCCCAAGCAAAATTGAACTTAGCCAGCGATTTACCACTCCAATTATGTAGTATCTCAGGATTCATTGCTATTTATGTATTTCTAACCCGACAAAGAAAGCCATTTGACTTTCTCTACTATATTGGCATTGCAGGTGGTACCTTCGCCATCCTCACACCTGAACTACCTCATAACTTTCCTCACTTTCACTACATTGGCTTTATGCTAAGTCATATTACGATCGTCTATGCTTGTTTCTTTTTGTTGTGGGTAGATGATTGGATACCATCTTCCAAAAGCATTATTCGAACTTTTTTCTATCTCAATTCAATTGCTCTGTTTGTTGGACTCATCAATTGGGGTACCGGTGGAAACTACATGTATCTAGCTCGTAAACCACATTATCCAACACTTTATGATTATTTAGGTCCACATCCATGGTATATCCTTAGTTTAGAGATTGTCGTTCTCTTCGTTTGCCTTATCATGTATTTACCATTTAAGAGAAACCGGCTCCATAATTCCAAAGAGAAACTAATGTCTAGGTAG
- a CDS encoding YolD-like family protein → MLENRFVHPGDLDWMRQDDPCQSTYTPDDYLLLSIRIQQAYEQNRPLLVVCQSQFGLQQYCGYIKSIDPEERHLILRNGTIKREIDFGLVMNVEVL, encoded by the coding sequence ATGTTAGAAAATCGCTTTGTACACCCTGGTGATTTAGATTGGATGCGACAAGATGATCCTTGTCAATCCACTTATACTCCTGACGATTACTTATTACTTAGCATTCGTATCCAGCAGGCATATGAACAGAATCGTCCATTACTCGTCGTCTGTCAGAGCCAATTTGGATTACAACAATATTGTGGCTACATAAAATCCATTGATCCAGAAGAACGCCATCTAATATTACGAAATGGCACGATCAAACGTGAGATTGATTTTGGATTGGTGATGAACGTAGAGGTTTTATAA
- a CDS encoding acyl-CoA thioesterase encodes MKTSIQIEVRPTEIDVMGHVNNAKYLEYIEWSREIWYNQAGVPFDQLTEMGIGTVTVRIEIDYRKEATLGQKLTVTTEPKHRGRSSFVFYQTISNEQGELVAEAEVTSVTIDLKERKSRPLPEEIAKWFGK; translated from the coding sequence ATGAAAACTAGTATCCAGATAGAGGTTCGTCCAACCGAAATCGACGTAATGGGGCATGTGAATAATGCAAAATACCTAGAATATATCGAATGGAGCCGTGAAATTTGGTATAACCAGGCAGGCGTGCCATTTGATCAGCTGACTGAGATGGGAATTGGTACTGTTACCGTACGGATTGAGATTGATTACCGCAAAGAGGCAACCCTTGGACAGAAACTCACTGTGACTACTGAGCCGAAACACCGTGGAAGAAGTAGCTTTGTTTTTTACCAAACAATTTCTAATGAGCAAGGGGAATTAGTGGCTGAGGCAGAAGTGACGAGTGTGACCATTGATCTGAAGGAGCGCAAAAGTAGACCATTACCAGAGGAGATTGCGAAGTGGTTTGGGAAATAG
- a CDS encoding DUF1128 family protein, translating to MNFQTASEENLVLLVEEIKSRLKLVNASLIRPEDFDLASYSELLEIYEMIVKKQQLTMMEIEGVLDELKSLKK from the coding sequence ATGAATTTCCAAACTGCTTCTGAGGAAAACCTCGTCCTACTAGTCGAAGAGATCAAAAGCCGTCTCAAACTAGTAAACGCGTCCTTAATTCGCCCTGAAGACTTTGATCTTGCTAGCTATTCAGAGCTATTAGAGATCTATGAGATGATCGTCAAAAAGCAACAACTTACCATGATGGAAATCGAAGGCGTGCTGGACGAGTTAAAAAGCCTAAAAAAATAG
- a CDS encoding DUF309 domain-containing protein produces MSSYPEQYLAFFYHFHTTRDYFECHEVLEDLWLECGRDIFYQGLLQVAVALYHHRNGNVGGARKMLLAAKRKLALYPSTWEGVDLADLLSKIEQYQDQMENGKIDLDDAPWNSFRLVLDNQLIQQIKEQFPEYS; encoded by the coding sequence GTGAGTAGCTATCCTGAGCAGTATCTAGCATTTTTTTACCATTTTCACACCACAAGAGATTATTTCGAGTGTCATGAAGTGTTAGAGGACCTTTGGTTGGAATGTGGACGGGATATATTTTATCAGGGATTGCTGCAAGTAGCTGTAGCACTCTATCATCATCGTAATGGTAACGTAGGTGGAGCACGGAAGATGCTTTTGGCAGCCAAACGAAAGTTAGCACTATATCCGAGTACATGGGAAGGAGTAGATTTAGCTGATCTCTTATCCAAGATAGAACAATACCAGGATCAGATGGAGAATGGGAAAATAGATCTAGATGATGCTCCATGGAATTCGTTTCGTCTAGTATTAGATAACCAGTTAATTCAACAGATAAAAGAGCAGTTTCCTGAGTATTCGTAG
- a CDS encoding YdcF family protein: MSTLYTSKWFWIIGVPIMIVIITVVGFLYWTVSRYDDLDSLPQSAPKTAIVLGAALWDNEPSPALKERLLTAKKLMDEGKVDRLILSGGLGSRDRLTEAEAMRRFLVDQGVPNEHLILETESHNTLENIQNSVKFLNGSKEVIVVTHDYHMYRALQITKQLQLTAVPYPTHSHVLFGPFHKLRETLAIMKYYISGEIK; this comes from the coding sequence TTGTCTACCCTTTATACTTCTAAATGGTTTTGGATTATCGGAGTTCCAATCATGATTGTTATCATAACGGTAGTTGGCTTCCTTTACTGGACTGTTTCTCGCTATGATGACCTCGATTCGCTCCCACAGTCAGCTCCCAAAACCGCCATCGTACTGGGAGCTGCTCTTTGGGATAATGAACCTTCTCCAGCTCTAAAAGAACGTTTGCTAACAGCAAAGAAACTAATGGATGAAGGAAAAGTAGATCGCCTGATTTTAAGTGGTGGGCTTGGTTCCCGTGATCGACTAACCGAAGCAGAGGCAATGCGGCGTTTCCTCGTTGATCAAGGGGTTCCAAATGAGCATCTAATACTTGAGACAGAGTCACACAATACATTGGAAAACATCCAAAATTCAGTAAAGTTTTTGAATGGTTCCAAAGAAGTAATTGTGGTCACCCACGACTATCATATGTACCGTGCGCTTCAGATTACAAAACAGCTTCAACTGACAGCGGTTCCTTATCCAACTCACTCTCACGTACTTTTTGGTCCCTTCCACAAACTACGTGAGACGCTGGCGATCATGAAATACTATATTTCTGGAGAAATAAAATAA
- the tpx gene encoding thiol peroxidase, with the protein MATKREAAITFKGNAKTLVGPEIKVGDKAPAFTVLANDLSPVTLADSKGAVRLISVVPSVDTGVCDLQTRKFNEEAANLNGVEVLTISMDLPFAQKRWCGAAGLENAKVLSDHREASFGTAFGVLIEDMRLLARAVFVVDANDTVTYVEYVPEATNHPNYEAALEAAKKAL; encoded by the coding sequence ATGGCAACGAAACGTGAAGCAGCTATTACGTTCAAAGGTAATGCGAAAACATTGGTTGGTCCAGAGATTAAAGTAGGGGACAAAGCACCAGCTTTTACCGTCCTTGCAAATGATCTTTCTCCTGTGACACTTGCAGATAGCAAAGGGGCAGTACGCCTTATCTCAGTCGTACCATCTGTAGATACAGGTGTTTGTGATCTCCAAACTCGCAAATTCAATGAAGAAGCAGCCAACCTGAATGGTGTAGAAGTACTAACGATCAGCATGGATCTTCCATTTGCACAAAAACGCTGGTGTGGAGCAGCGGGTCTTGAAAACGCAAAAGTTCTTTCTGATCATCGTGAAGCTTCTTTCGGGACCGCTTTCGGTGTTCTGATTGAAGATATGAGACTTCTTGCACGTGCAGTGTTTGTTGTAGATGCCAATGACACTGTAACCTATGTAGAATACGTACCAGAAGCTACGAATCATCCAAACTATGAAGCAGCTTTGGAAGCAGCCAAAAAAGCTCTGTAA
- a CDS encoding ATP-binding cassette domain-containing protein produces the protein MWIEWSHVTKMYQSQTEHHPTYRRRSHPHRGLLDFSATVHPGVTVVLGPEGSGKSTLLRVTSTWMVPDDGRIAFGSEHLWSKAAAFQDPQASFIQQRISYVPDTIEIMDEMEVEESLRMIAYFHQLPRARQKCKEMIARWGLAAARRKRLSELQGAELKRYLLAQALLPDPPYLLLDEPTHMLDSLGKQLLLEEIQNQPKDRITLIVTQDLHFAECADDLMLLEQGSCRRYGKRKWLTASVPDGSVAAWYHAMQAFSHLRTSQQ, from the coding sequence TTGTGGATCGAATGGTCACATGTTACTAAAATGTATCAGTCACAAACAGAACACCATCCAACTTATCGTCGACGTTCTCATCCACATCGAGGTTTGCTCGACTTTTCTGCTACGGTACATCCAGGTGTTACAGTTGTCTTAGGACCAGAAGGTTCTGGTAAATCGACTTTGTTACGTGTTACGTCAACTTGGATGGTACCAGATGATGGGCGAATTGCTTTCGGTTCCGAGCATCTGTGGTCCAAAGCAGCTGCTTTTCAAGATCCGCAGGCAAGTTTTATACAACAACGGATTTCCTATGTACCAGATACCATCGAAATTATGGATGAGATGGAAGTAGAAGAATCGTTGCGAATGATTGCCTATTTTCATCAACTTCCGAGAGCACGACAAAAGTGTAAGGAGATGATCGCTCGTTGGGGACTAGCTGCCGCTAGACGAAAGCGATTATCTGAATTACAAGGTGCAGAATTAAAACGTTATCTTCTTGCGCAAGCTCTCCTCCCAGACCCTCCCTATTTGCTTTTAGATGAACCGACTCATATGCTTGATTCCCTTGGAAAACAATTACTTCTAGAAGAGATTCAAAATCAACCAAAAGATCGAATTACCTTAATCGTCACCCAAGATTTACATTTTGCCGAGTGTGCTGATGATCTCATGTTACTTGAACAAGGATCTTGTCGTAGATATGGCAAGCGAAAATGGTTAACTGCAAGTGTTCCAGATGGTAGTGTTGCCGCTTGGTACCATGCGATGCAAGCGTTTTCTCACCTACGAACTTCTCAACAGTAA
- a CDS encoding cation diffusion facilitator family transporter translates to MHNQKSAKLNQSAALLSIFSYICLSILKLTIGYIAHSEALTADGWNNSTDILASVAVLIGLRLAVKPPDSDHPYGHRRAETISSLVASFIMFVVGLEVLFSAGQKIVLGPTDHPDPIAIWVCLFGALVMGLVYQINVRIAKKTQSQAVMAAAKDNLSDALVSIGAAIGIIAAQFQMAWLDSITALIVGLIILKTAYDIFQESSHNLSDGINTEVLDQIYHQICQIEGVSQVADIKGRVHGKDLLLDIDIHVHPELTVYESHLITEEMEDLLKRNFQISHIQIHVEPQQLTCGPPFWSNE, encoded by the coding sequence TTGCACAACCAAAAGTCAGCCAAACTCAATCAGAGTGCTGCCTTACTTAGTATTTTCTCATACATATGTTTATCTATTTTAAAACTTACCATTGGATATATCGCACATTCTGAAGCACTTACTGCAGATGGCTGGAACAATTCTACTGACATTCTAGCATCTGTTGCAGTTCTCATCGGTTTACGCCTAGCTGTAAAACCACCCGATTCAGACCACCCCTACGGACATCGCCGTGCCGAAACAATCTCCTCTCTCGTTGCATCTTTCATCATGTTTGTTGTAGGGTTAGAAGTGCTCTTTTCTGCTGGACAGAAAATAGTACTAGGACCGACCGATCATCCAGACCCGATTGCCATCTGGGTCTGTCTCTTTGGTGCATTGGTCATGGGTTTGGTCTATCAGATTAACGTACGAATTGCAAAGAAAACCCAAAGCCAAGCAGTAATGGCTGCAGCAAAAGATAATTTATCCGATGCTCTCGTTAGTATAGGAGCTGCTATTGGAATTATCGCTGCTCAGTTTCAAATGGCATGGCTAGATTCGATTACAGCACTCATCGTTGGTTTGATCATCCTAAAAACAGCCTATGACATTTTCCAAGAATCCTCACATAATTTGTCAGATGGGATTAACACCGAAGTATTAGACCAAATCTATCATCAGATCTGTCAAATAGAGGGTGTCTCTCAAGTCGCAGACATAAAAGGTAGAGTCCATGGTAAAGACCTGCTTCTCGATATTGATATCCATGTTCATCCAGAACTCACCGTCTACGAAAGTCACTTGATCACAGAAGAAATGGAGGATCTCCTAAAACGAAATTTCCAAATCTCCCATATTCAGATCCATGTTGAACCACAACAGTTGACCTGTGGTCCCCCTTTTTGGAGTAATGAATAG
- a CDS encoding response regulator transcription factor yields MIRIVIAEDQQMLLGALGSLLDLEEDMEVVGKARNGEEALSLVNSLDPDVSIMDIEMPLKTGLEVAEEIRDKKCKVIILTTFARSGYFARARKANVSGYLLKDSPSEELANSIRVIMDGRRVYSPELVDMAYEEENPLTERENQVLGLMADGKNTKEIASQLYITTGTVRNYISVILDKLDVSNRIEAIVRSKEKGWFK; encoded by the coding sequence ATGATACGAATTGTCATTGCCGAAGATCAGCAGATGTTGCTAGGAGCACTGGGTTCTCTCCTTGATTTGGAAGAAGATATGGAAGTGGTCGGAAAAGCTAGAAATGGAGAAGAAGCATTATCCTTGGTAAACAGTCTCGATCCAGATGTTAGTATCATGGATATTGAAATGCCGCTCAAAACAGGGCTTGAAGTTGCAGAAGAGATTAGAGATAAAAAATGTAAAGTCATCATCTTAACAACATTTGCCCGCAGTGGTTATTTTGCAAGAGCTCGAAAAGCAAATGTCAGCGGTTATCTGCTAAAAGATAGTCCTAGTGAAGAGTTAGCTAATTCCATTCGGGTTATTATGGACGGTCGCCGTGTCTATTCTCCTGAATTGGTCGACATGGCTTATGAAGAAGAAAATCCGTTAACCGAACGGGAAAACCAAGTTCTTGGATTAATGGCTGATGGAAAAAACACAAAAGAAATAGCCAGTCAACTCTATATTACAACGGGAACTGTTCGCAACTATATCTCGGTGATCCTAGATAAACTCGATGTAAGTAATCGGATTGAGGCTATTGTACGCTCAAAAGAAAAGGGATGGTTTAAATAG
- a CDS encoding sensor histidine kinase encodes MEKWYQIFPKNTGLSLYVWIIFCILPFYFIFKSSSTLEIVIGVTIIILFFISYRFSFISKGWIVYVWTSVQIVISVIMTILYGYVYFSLFLAFFIGNIKNTVGFYTFYIIHLVSTIAVINVGFINKNPIFFSQLPFIVICIMAVILLPFNTYNRIRQEQLEGQLEDAHKRIAELGKIEERQRIARDLHDTLGQKLSLIGLKSDLAGKLIFLKPEDAKKEIEDIRQTARTALKEVREMVSEMRGVKLEKEIFHIQQILHAAEMEFKLEGNTKLTSTPLLVESVLSMCLKEAVTNVVKHSKATVCTLFIEQLRNGLHMKVQDNGVGFHKKDFYKGNGLQGMKERLEFLNGNLEIESTSHGTTIYMTVPNAIKYSV; translated from the coding sequence ATGGAAAAGTGGTATCAAATTTTTCCCAAAAATACCGGACTTAGTTTGTATGTTTGGATCATTTTCTGTATTTTACCTTTTTATTTTATTTTTAAATCATCTTCCACTTTAGAAATTGTTATTGGCGTTACTATCATTATTCTATTTTTTATTTCTTATCGTTTTTCTTTTATTTCCAAGGGATGGATCGTCTATGTTTGGACGTCAGTACAAATTGTGATTTCGGTCATTATGACCATCTTATATGGTTATGTTTATTTCTCCCTTTTCTTAGCATTTTTCATTGGCAACATTAAAAACACAGTTGGATTTTATACGTTTTATATCATTCATCTTGTTAGTACTATTGCTGTTATCAATGTTGGATTTATCAACAAAAATCCAATCTTCTTCTCACAGCTCCCATTTATTGTTATATGTATAATGGCTGTTATTCTATTACCATTCAATACGTATAACCGAATTAGACAGGAACAATTAGAAGGCCAATTAGAAGACGCTCATAAGCGGATTGCAGAGTTAGGTAAAATAGAGGAACGACAACGGATTGCCCGCGATCTTCATGATACATTAGGGCAAAAATTATCATTGATTGGTCTAAAAAGTGATTTGGCAGGAAAGTTAATCTTTTTAAAACCAGAGGATGCCAAAAAAGAGATAGAGGATATTCGCCAAACAGCTAGAACAGCTCTAAAAGAAGTGCGGGAAATGGTATCGGAAATGCGAGGAGTAAAGTTAGAAAAGGAAATCTTCCATATTCAGCAAATTTTACATGCAGCAGAGATGGAATTTAAGCTGGAAGGAAACACGAAACTGACTAGTACTCCATTATTAGTTGAAAGTGTTTTGAGTATGTGTCTCAAAGAAGCTGTGACCAATGTGGTGAAACATAGCAAGGCCACTGTTTGCACTCTTTTTATTGAGCAGTTACGAAATGGGTTACACATGAAAGTCCAAGATAATGGTGTGGGTTTTCATAAGAAAGATTTTTATAAAGGGAATGGGCTACAGGGAATGAAGGAACGGCTTGAATTTCTAAATGGGAATTTAGAGATCGAATCAACATCCCATGGAACCACTATATATATGACTGTTCCCAATGCTATCAAATATTCAGTATAG
- a CDS encoding fatty acid desaturase has product MSKNNLLTLKKEVAPFEHSDMKSSVMQLFNTIPLFFLLWFASYQSLKISYWLTLAFAVVTAGFVIRIFIIFHDCCHQSFFKNRKLNSIIGTITGIITMFPYEKWKHDHSIHHATSSNLNKRGTGDVWIMTVDEYVAASFWERLSYRLYRNPIVMFGLGPIYLYLISNRLNHRDANKKERINTYITNLSIISIYAFMCWAIGWQTFLLVQLPILFIAGSLGIWLFYVQHQFEDSYFEDQENWDYVKAAIDGSSYYKLPKILQWITGNIGFHHVHHLSPKVPNYHLEKVHDSTLELQKATTITIGSSLKALRFRLWDSKNKTFISFKEIKHLLKEKNQTLRTEQQTILQEK; this is encoded by the coding sequence ATGAGTAAAAATAATTTGCTAACATTAAAAAAAGAAGTTGCCCCTTTTGAACATTCGGACATGAAGTCTAGCGTAATGCAATTATTTAATACTATTCCATTGTTTTTCTTACTCTGGTTTGCTTCATATCAAAGTCTTAAGATCTCATACTGGTTAACCCTTGCCTTTGCTGTGGTTACGGCTGGATTTGTTATTAGGATTTTCATTATTTTCCATGATTGTTGCCATCAGTCTTTTTTTAAAAACAGAAAATTAAACTCCATTATTGGTACGATTACAGGAATAATTACCATGTTTCCTTATGAGAAATGGAAACATGATCATTCGATTCATCATGCTACTAGCAGTAATTTAAACAAACGCGGAACCGGTGATGTCTGGATTATGACGGTGGATGAGTACGTTGCGGCTTCTTTTTGGGAGCGTTTATCGTACAGATTATACCGCAATCCAATCGTCATGTTTGGACTGGGGCCAATTTATCTTTATCTAATCTCTAATCGTTTGAATCATAGGGACGCGAACAAAAAAGAACGTATCAACACCTACATTACGAATCTATCTATTATAAGCATTTATGCTTTCATGTGTTGGGCAATTGGCTGGCAAACCTTTCTCTTAGTTCAGCTCCCTATCCTCTTTATTGCTGGATCACTTGGAATCTGGTTGTTTTATGTACAACATCAATTTGAGGATTCTTATTTCGAGGATCAGGAAAATTGGGATTATGTAAAAGCTGCAATTGATGGCAGCTCCTACTATAAACTTCCAAAGATTTTGCAATGGATAACTGGTAACATTGGGTTTCATCATGTCCATCACCTAAGCCCAAAAGTACCGAACTACCATCTTGAAAAAGTTCATGATTCTACCTTGGAGCTTCAGAAAGCCACAACTATTACGATCGGATCAAGCTTAAAAGCGTTGCGTTTCCGTCTTTGGGACAGTAAAAATAAAACGTTTATCAGCTTTAAGGAAATCAAACACCTTCTCAAAGAAAAAAATCAGACTTTGAGAACAGAACAACAAACCATCCTGCAAGAAAAATAG
- a CDS encoding DUF456 domain-containing protein, with translation MSFDLNMLWWGLIILLFVLSYVGLIVPGIPDAPLMMGGFLVYHFLIDDQSLSWWFWITMGILIVVMVTLDWISGGLAAKKLGGSKGTLIAAPLGVLCFFWLPFGVVLGPFLMCLILELCHKKPFTTAVKVAAGTVVGFISNIVVKIIALTSAKAWFFYLIA, from the coding sequence ATGTCTTTTGATCTCAATATGTTATGGTGGGGACTCATAATACTCTTATTTGTCCTCTCATATGTAGGATTAATAGTACCAGGTATACCTGACGCACCGTTAATGATGGGAGGTTTCTTAGTCTATCATTTTCTCATAGATGACCAATCTCTGTCATGGTGGTTTTGGATAACCATGGGGATTTTGATCGTGGTGATGGTTACTCTCGATTGGATTTCGGGAGGACTTGCGGCTAAGAAACTCGGCGGTTCCAAAGGAACACTGATTGCTGCTCCACTTGGAGTACTCTGCTTCTTTTGGTTGCCTTTTGGAGTGGTATTAGGTCCATTCCTTATGTGCTTGATTCTCGAACTCTGTCATAAAAAACCTTTTACTACGGCTGTCAAAGTGGCAGCAGGAACAGTAGTAGGGTTTATTAGTAATATTGTAGTCAAGATCATCGCATTAACTAGCGCAAAAGCATGGTTTTTCTACTTAATTGCGTAG
- a CDS encoding YkvA family protein, whose amino-acid sequence MIFLTRLTTILKTLKGELLTLYYAFRDPRTPIQVKLLTILVVAYAFSPIDLISDLIPFLGLLDDLLMVPLGISFTMKLIPEDVLAECQEKAGVLPSPSEEEPKKSYTRTLKLLVWIVILVVIAFILYTQIR is encoded by the coding sequence ATGATATTTTTAACCAGATTAACAACGATACTAAAAACATTAAAAGGAGAACTTCTCACGCTATATTACGCTTTTCGAGACCCTCGTACCCCTATCCAGGTAAAATTACTTACCATTTTAGTCGTTGCATATGCTTTTAGTCCGATCGACCTCATATCGGATTTGATCCCCTTTTTAGGTTTGTTAGACGATTTACTCATGGTACCTCTTGGAATTTCCTTTACAATGAAACTGATTCCCGAAGATGTTTTAGCAGAATGTCAGGAAAAGGCTGGTGTCCTACCTTCTCCTTCCGAAGAAGAGCCAAAAAAATCGTATACTCGTACACTCAAGCTGCTAGTTTGGATTGTAATATTAGTAGTAATCGCTTTTATCTTATATACGCAAATTCGATAA
- a CDS encoding histidine phosphatase family protein, with translation MNIYLVRHCLAEGQEPNANLTIKGREQAEQLANLLQNKKINSIICSPYARAKQSIQPFADQSKLTIEMDQRLIERILSPIPCTDWLPLLQKSFSDMDFCVEGGESNRTAMIRGISVIEDTMVNHRSAVLVTHGNLLTLMLHYFDSYYGYETWSQMTNPDLYKLTWEENKYLIERLWSEDK, from the coding sequence GTGAACATTTACCTTGTCCGACATTGTCTAGCAGAAGGCCAGGAACCAAATGCAAATCTCACTATCAAAGGGAGAGAGCAAGCTGAACAATTAGCAAATCTCCTCCAAAACAAAAAGATAAATTCTATTATTTGTAGTCCTTATGCCAGAGCAAAACAATCAATTCAACCCTTTGCTGATCAGTCCAAATTGACCATCGAGATGGACCAACGTCTGATCGAACGAATTTTAAGCCCCATTCCTTGTACTGATTGGTTACCGTTACTTCAAAAGTCTTTTTCCGATATGGATTTTTGTGTGGAAGGTGGGGAGTCAAATAGAACTGCTATGATTAGAGGTATTTCCGTAATAGAGGATACAATGGTAAATCATCGTTCTGCTGTCCTTGTCACACATGGAAACTTATTAACGCTCATGCTTCACTACTTTGACTCCTATTACGGATATGAAACATGGTCCCAAATGACAAATCCAGACTTGTATAAGCTCACTTGGGAAGAGAATAAATATCTTATTGAGCGCCTTTGGAGCGAAGATAAATGA
- a CDS encoding MerR family transcriptional regulator has product MNGISISKVAKLSTVSIETVRYYGKRGLISEPPRTKSGYRMFPDKVVEEIKFIKQAQNLGFTLSEIKLLLSLLNDDDNLPIEQMYQFATTKVQEIEDKINQLNNFKSLLEQATNHPISELPLPKNQCPIIKKLSDGGIENG; this is encoded by the coding sequence ATGAATGGAATATCGATCAGCAAAGTAGCAAAATTATCAACTGTTTCGATCGAAACAGTTCGATACTACGGAAAACGAGGATTAATATCAGAACCTCCTCGAACCAAATCCGGGTATAGAATGTTTCCTGACAAGGTAGTCGAAGAAATCAAATTTATTAAACAAGCGCAGAATCTAGGATTTACCCTTTCGGAAATAAAACTTCTTTTATCCTTATTAAACGACGATGACAACTTACCAATCGAGCAAATGTACCAATTCGCTACAACAAAAGTGCAAGAAATTGAGGACAAAATAAATCAATTAAATAATTTTAAATCCTTATTAGAACAAGCAACGAACCATCCTATTTCAGAGCTTCCATTACCAAAGAATCAATGCCCGATTATAAAAAAGTTATCCGATGGAGGAATTGAAAATGGGTAA
- a CDS encoding CPBP family intramembrane glutamic endopeptidase encodes MKIWFKIMGLLAFFFGSYLASYIIVAMFYEFAYEVNIFENNKLEVEMALVGDTLFCLILIGFVFWRRRRLAESCHFEKPKTSVFFVTIPLAICLNLFLTFVMPFVPLDESAIEMQEMFKPFLEAPLWMQILILGVFAAVNEELMMRGLIFHELRRKMPIIVAVVVQGTLFGLLHMNLFQVAYAAPMGILLGFIYVWTRSIWITMSIHFFNNLTSTLLSNYVAEDISGSIIYSIFFFVLTIVFIVWLYRLQFADRTVATMTNEKEAASI; translated from the coding sequence ATGAAAATTTGGTTTAAAATCATGGGGTTATTAGCCTTTTTCTTTGGTAGCTATCTTGCAAGCTACATTATTGTTGCTATGTTCTATGAATTCGCCTATGAAGTAAATATCTTCGAAAATAACAAGTTGGAAGTGGAAATGGCATTAGTAGGAGATACTTTGTTCTGCTTAATATTAATTGGATTTGTATTCTGGAGACGACGCCGTTTGGCAGAATCTTGCCACTTCGAGAAGCCGAAAACTTCCGTATTTTTTGTAACCATCCCTCTTGCAATTTGCTTAAATCTGTTTCTTACCTTTGTTATGCCGTTTGTCCCACTAGATGAGTCTGCGATCGAAATGCAAGAGATGTTTAAACCATTCTTAGAAGCTCCATTATGGATGCAAATCCTGATTCTTGGAGTATTTGCTGCAGTAAATGAAGAATTGATGATGCGCGGACTAATTTTCCATGAACTCAGACGAAAAATGCCCATCATCGTTGCAGTTGTAGTACAGGGTACACTGTTTGGTTTGCTTCATATGAATCTATTTCAAGTCGCATATGCTGCTCCTATGGGAATACTCCTCGGTTTTATTTATGTGTGGACTCGCTCCATTTGGATCACGATGTCGATCCATTTTTTCAACAATCTCACTTCTACCTTGCTTAGCAATTATGTAGCCGAAGACATCTCCGGAAGTATCATTTACTCCATTTTCTTCTTTGTCTTGACTATTGTATTTATTGTTTGGTTATATCGTTTGCAATTTGCCGATCGTACAGTTGCAACCATGACAAATGAAAAAGAAGCTGCCAGCATCTAG